In a genomic window of Silurus meridionalis isolate SWU-2019-XX chromosome 27, ASM1480568v1, whole genome shotgun sequence:
- the hmgcra gene encoding 3-hydroxy-3-methylglutaryl-CoA reductase a: MLSRLFRLHGMFVASHPWEVIVATVTLTICMMSMNMFTGNNRICGWNFDCPKYEEQVLSSDIIILTITRCIAIIYIYFQFQNLRQLGSKYILGIAGLFTIFSSFVFSTVVIHFLDKELTGLNEALPFFLLLIDLSKACALAKFALSSNSQDEVRENIARGMAVLGPTFTLDALVECLVIGVGTMSGVRQLEIMCGFGCMSVLANYFAFMTFFPACVSLVLELSRESREGHPIWQLNHFARVLEEEEDNKPNPVTQRVKMIMSLGLVMVHAHSRWIADPASPNRTLDVPQVGMSLNSPKRIEPDVPLWQFYLSRMISMDIEQVITLGLALFLAVKYIFFEQVEMESTLSLKVSTPTAELTQKQCPDQCCRKDVTSCTNRIEKPTAPPAVITKEEIDLVIKPLPITNEPTPKSMFVVGEVETLDNSVVVEPQPSIPSEPRPVEKCLSILKDPQMGAQNLSDAEVIMLVTAKHIPAYKLEALMESPERGVMIRRKMLCPKLPKTSALTCLPYKDYNYSQVMGTCCENIIGYMPVPVGVAGPLLLDGKQFQVPLATTEGCLVASTNRGCRAIALAGGVNSRLLADSMTRGPVVRMPSACKAAEVKAWLESPEGYKCIKESFDHTSRFARLEKLLIAVASRNLYIRFQSQTGDAMGMNMISKGTENALGRLKEEFSELQVLAVSGNYCTDKKPAAINWIEGRGKSVVCEAVIPAQVVREVLKTSTHALVDLNINKNLVGSAMAGSIGGYNAHAANIVAAIYIACGQDPAQTVGSSNCITLMEAAGPIEEDLYISCTMPSIELGTVGGGTNLAPQQACLQMLGVQGASETCPGENARQLARVVCATVMAGELSLMAALAAGQLVKSHMTHNRSKVNLQGTPGSCTKQAS; encoded by the exons ATGCTGAGCAGACTTTTCCGACTCCATGGCATGTTTGTGGCCTCCCATCCCTGGGAGGTGATTGTGGCCACGGTCACGCTCACCATCTGTATGATGTCCATGAATATGTTCACTGGCAATAACCGCATTTGTGGTTGGAACTTTGACTGCCCCAAATACGAAGAG CAAGTCCTCAGTAGTGACATCATCATTCTGACAATCACACGATGCATTGCGATCATCTATATTTACTTCCAATTTCAAAATCTTCGGCAGCTTGGGTCGAAGTATATTCTGG gTATTGCTGGACTTTTCACTATCTTTTCCAGTTTTGTGTTCAGCACTGTTGTGATTCATTTCTTGGATAAGGAGCTGACAGGTTTAAA tgaGGCATTGCCattctttttgcttttgattgacctctccaaagcatgtgcTCTGGCAAAATTTGCACTGAGTTCAAACTCACAG GATGAGGTCAGAGAAAACATAGCTAGAGGAATGGCAGTACTGGGTCCAACGTTCACTCTGGATGCCCTGGTGGAGTGTCTAGTAATTGGTGTAGGGACCATGTCAG GTGTTCGTCAGCTTGAGATCATGTGCGGCTTTGGATGCATGTCTGTCCTCGCGAACTACTTTGCCTTCATGACTTTCTTCCCAGCCTGTGTCTCGTTAGTGCTTGAG CTATCCAGGGAAAGCAGAGAAGGACATCCAATCTGGCAGCTAAACCACTTTGCTCGTGTcctggaggaagaggaggacaaCAAGCCAAATCCGGTCACACAGAGAGTCAAGATGATCATG TCTCTAGGCCTGGTGATGGTTCACGCTCACAGTCGATGGATTGCAGATCCTGCATCTCCAAATAGAACTCTGGATGTTCCACAAGTGGGGATGAGTTTAAATTCACCCAAGAGGATTGAGCCAGACGTGCCCCTGTGGCAGTTCTATCTGTCCAG GATGATAAGCATGGACATTGAGCAGGTCATCACTTTAGGCCTCGCCCTCTTCCTGGCCGTGAAGTACATCTTTTTTGAGCAGGTGGAAATGGAGTCTACGCTGTCTCTTAAAGTCTCTACTCCAACCGCCGAGCTCACACAGAAACAGTGTCCTGACCAGTGCTGCAGAAAGGATGTGACCTCTTGCACTAACAGGATCGAGAAGCCCACTGCTCCTCCTGCTGTCATCACTAAAGAGGAAATAG ATTTAGTGATAAAGCCCTTGCCTATCACTAATGAGCCAACACCAAAAAGCATGTTTGTGGTGGGAGAGGTGGAAACCTTGGACAACAGTGTTGTGGTGGAGCCTCAGCCCAGTATCCCCTCAGAGCCCAGGCCAGTGGAAAAGTGCTTGAGCATTCTGAAAGACCCACAG ATGGGGGCACAAAATCTGAGTGATGCTGAGGTTATAATGTTAGTAACTGCGAAGCACATTCCTGCATATAAGTTAGAGGCACTGATGGAGAGCCCAGAGAGAGGGGTGATGATCCGGAGAAAGATGCTCTGCCCCAAACTCCCCAAGACCTCTGCGCTCACCTGTCTTCCATACAAAGATTACAACTACTCTCAG GTGATGGGAACTTGCTGTGAGAACATCATTGGTTACATGCCTGTTCCAGTGGGCGTTGCAGGCCCTCTGCTTTTGGATGGAAAGCAGTTCCAGGTCCCATTGGCTACAACTGAGGGCTGCCTGGTGGCAAGCACAAATCGAGGCTGCAGAGCAATAgct CTTGCCGGTGGAGTCAACAGCAGGCTTTTGGCTGATAGTATGACCCGCGGCCCTGTAGTTCGAATGCCTTCTGCCTGCAAGGCTGCTGAGGTGAAGGCCTGGCTAGAGAGCCCAGAGGGCTACAAGTGCATCAAAGAGTCATTTGACCACACTAGCag GTTTGCACGTTTAGAGAAGCTCCTGATTGCCGTTGCTTCACGTAATCTCTATATACGCTTCCAGTCCCAAACTGGAGATGCGATGGGCATGAACATGATCTCAAAG GGAACAGAGAATGCTCTGGGTAGGCTTAAGGAGGAATTTTCTGAGCTGCAGGTCCTGGCAGTTAGTGGAAATTACTGCACTGATAAAAAACCAGCTGCTATTAATTGGATTGAGGGCAGGGGcaagtctgtggtgtgtgaagCTGTTATACCTGCTCAAGTTGTCAGAGAG GTTTTGAAGACCAGTACACATGCTCTGGTGGATCTtaatatcaataaaaatctTGTGGGTTCAGCCATGGCAGGAAGTATTGGGGGCTACAATGCTCACGCAGCCAACATTGTTGCAGCCATTTACATCGCATGTGGACAG GACCCAGCTCAGACAGTGGGCAGCTCTAACTGTATCACACTAATGGAAGCAGCAGGACCTATAGAAGAGGATCTCTACATCAGCTGCACCATGCCTTCCATTGAACTAGGCACTGTAGGAGGAGGAACCAATCTGGCACCTCAACAAGCCTGTCTGCAG ATGTTAGGCGTGCAGGGTGCCAGTGAGACGTGTCCAGGTGAAAATGCCCGGCAGCTTGCCAGGGTGGTATGTGCCACCGTGATGGCAGGGGAATTATCGCTCATGGCTGCTCTTGCTGCCGGACAGCTAGTTAAAAGTCACATGACACATAATAG gtCAAAAGTAAATTTACAAGGCACACCAGGAAGCTGCACAAAACAAGCATCTTGA